TTTACTAATGCCAAAAGAGTATTAGCAGCCTCTTGCTAACTATTACAACAGAGGAGAAATTACAAAAAAAAAGTAAACAGTACAAAAAATTACAGGTTTACAACAATTATTATAGTTAGCAGCCTCTTGCTAGATGATAGACAAAAGAAGCTTTTTCAGTAAGTGTATAAAGTACTGCAAACATCATAGAATATATTCAGCAGAAACAATAAACATTGGCAGGGAAGGTAAATAAGTCTTCTTAGGCTAGCCAAAAATCCTAATTTTGGAATGTATTCGTGTGTTGGTGTGAAATGTATCCATATGATTGCATACCATGTGCCTTAGCAACTTTAATGCAGGTACTGAGAGAGAATGAATACAGAAAGAAAGTACAAACCTAAGCTACACGATGGAGCCAAAAGGCATACAGGAGGCTTACCTGAACACCAGCAGGTGGGTCATGGTAACCAGTAAGAAGAGCAAATACGTAGTTCTGGCCATCGTGCCTTGCCTGAGCTCATATGAATCAAATACAGTAAGTTAAAAGTTTGAGATGAAAGATTACACCACTGCAATGCAAAGAGATGGGCTATTATTACCTTCGTGATAAGGCTGAGATCTGGGGGATATGCCCCACCATTTGCAAATCGGGCTGCTTGTTCATTTGGATAAGGCTGCGGGAAGCGATCACTCAGCTTGCCAGGACGTGTGAACATTTCACCCTCATCATTAGGACCATCAACCACTTCAATTTCAGCAGCCATTGCCTTAGTTTCCTCCTCAGTATAGGCCACCCCAACCAAATCACGGTATGAAATCAATGACATGGAGTGACAAGATGCACACACTTGCTGGTAAACTTGATGTCCACGGCGGATTCTGCTCATAGATTTTATTTGTATAAGGCGTTACAGTTCAAAATGAATGCCCTAACTTTTTTTTCACTATCTTACTGGGAAAATACATTAGCACAGCGATATTTTGTTCATAATATTAATCTCAATGTGACACACTAAACACATAGTTCATCTACGAAATAAAAGAAGCACAAATGGGCGACTTACGATGCGTGATCATACGAGCTAAGGATGCCAGCATGCGGCCAGGGGTACTCTGCAGCTGCCAAACCATGCTCAGCTTCATCTGCAGATGCTATCGTACCAAAACTTAAAAGACCAGAAGCACCAACTCCAAGAAGAGCCAATGCTCTCAGTCCAGCAGAGGACTCTTCATGCTTTCCCCGAAATGAAGAAAGCAGAGATGAGCCCTGGAAAAAAAGATTATAATGTTAGAACGAGCAGTCATAGCGCataaatagtactccctccgtcccataataagtgactcaactttgtactaactttgtactaaag
The genomic region above belongs to Triticum urartu cultivar G1812 unplaced genomic scaffold, Tu2.1 TuUngrouped_contig_5577, whole genome shotgun sequence and contains:
- the LOC125529397 gene encoding cytochrome c1-2, heme protein, mitochondrial, yielding MAAGRGINQLLRKTLQSQSSGSSLLSSFRGKHEESSAGLRALALLGVGASGLLSFGTIASADEAEHGLAAAEYPWPHAGILSSYDHASIRRGHQVYQQVCASCHSMSLISYRDLVGVAYTEEETKAMAAEIEVVDGPNDEGEMFTRPGKLSDRFPQPYPNEQAARFANGGAYPPDLSLITKARHDGQNYVFALLTGYHDPPAGVQIREGLHYNPYFPGGAIAMPKMLMDGAIEYEDGTPATEAQMGKDVVSFLSWAAEPEMEERKLMGVKWIFLLSLALLQAAYYRRMRWSVLKSRKLVLDVVN